A region of the Mycoavidus sp. HKI genome:
TCCTTAAGATAGAGGCGCTGAATATTAAATACAGGCTGCGTATTTTGTTGAGTACTTTCGGTTACCATCATATTCCTTACAGTTGCAGTTTAAGTCGAATGACTCTAAATTGATTACGCGCTCACTGCGAGCAAAGACGCTAAACCACCATTACGATCAAGCGCGGCCAATTTATCATAGCCGCCTATATGGGTACCGTCGATGAAAATTTGTGGCACAGTGCGCAGGCCAGTACGCTGAATCATTTCATCGCGCTGGGCCGGGTCCTTATCGATCGCGATTTTTTCGATATGCTCGACACCACGCGCCTTCAGCAAGCGCTCGGCCATATCGCAATATGGACATACTTGTTTACTATACATGAGCACTTTTTTCATCATGATCCTTATTTTATGACTGGCATGCCTGCTTGCTGCCACGCGGCTAAGCCGCCTTGCAAGACAAATACTTCGGTATATCCGGCTTGCTTCAGAACCGCGAGCGCCTTATGCGAACGCCGGCCAGTCTGACACGTTAACAGCACTGGATGCGCCTTGTTTTTAGCAATTTTCATCACTTTTGAAGAAAGCGCGTCCCACGCCACATGGCGTGCCTGCGGCAAATGGCCTTGGCCGTACTCAGCAACTGTTCTGAGATCGATCACCGTTGCATTGCGATGGTTAATGAATTGCGTTGCCTGCTGCACCGACAAGTCGCGGCCACGGCGCATCAAGCTTGGCCAGAGTAACAACCCGCCCGCAATCATGGCGGCAACAAGCAAAGCAAGATTAGTGTAGTCAGTGAAGAATTTCACAGGAATTCCGATAATTAAGAAAAGTTATCCTCACATTATATAAAATAAATGCTTGACGGTTACTAAATCTGGCTCGATTATTCAAAATCATGCTGATGAAGCGTTTGTTTTCGCTTATTTTCTGTACTTTTTTACGACTACTTTTATTTTACATGTATAAACTTGTCCTCATCCGTCACGGCGAATCGACGTGGAATAAAGAGAACCGCTTCACTGGCTGGGCTGACGTTGATCTTACCGAGCAAGGCATAAATGAAGCTCGCCAAGCCGGGCAGCTGTTACAAAACGCCGGCTATACCTTCGATGTTGCGTACACCTCAGTCTTAAAGCGCGCCATTCGCACACTTTGGCATATTCAAGACGAAATGGATCTTTTGTATCTACCCGTCACCCACTCATGGCGCCTCAATGAACGCCACTACGGTGCATTGACCGGCTTAAACAAAGCAGAAACAACCGCACAATATGGCGCGGAACAAGTTTTACAATGGCGCCGCAGCTATGAAACGCCGCCGCCAGCGCTGGACCCCTCAGATCCGCGCACGTCCTACAGTGATCCGCGTTACGTAAAAATCCCTAGTAGTGAGTTGCCACTTGCCGAGTGCTTAAAAGATACGGTGGCCCGGGTCTTGCCTTTATGGAATGACTCGATAGCGCCTGCCATTAAAGCTGGCCAACGCATTATCATCGCAGCGCATGGCAATTCATTGCGAGCCTTGATCAAATACCTTGAGGGGATTTCCGATCAAGATATTCTTAGCATGAACATTCCAAATGGAGTGCCCCTTGTGTATGAACTCGACGCAACACTCAAGCCAGTCTGGCGTGCCTATTTAAGCGAACACGAAGATCTTGAGAAAGCTCAAAAAACTCCTACTGGTCACGGTCAGGCGGCTTAAACTAATGCAAACACATTGGCATTTTGCTTAAAAAATGTGCCACAATTGAACTCACTTTGACAGCTCTTAGCCCTATATTCCATGCGTAAACACCTCAAATACATCAGCTTAATCGCCCTTGGTCTGGTGACGGGCGTACTGGCTACGTTGCAATTTTCTGCCGCGGCGCAAAACAATAATGATGCGCCGCTGCCACTTGATCAATTGCGGCTTTTAGCTGAGGTATTTGGACAGGTCAAACACGACTATGTCGAAACCGTTAACGATAAAAAGCTGCTCACCGCCGCGATCAAAGGCATGGTCTCAAGCTTAGACCCGCACTCGTCTTATCTCGATCAAAAAGAGTATAAAGAACTCCAGGAGCAAACACGGGGGCGCTTTGCTGGCCTAGGCATCGAGATTTCGCAAGAAGACGGGCTCATCAAAATTATTTCACCGATTGAAGACACCCCCGCATTTCGGGCGGGCATCCAACCTGGCGATTTAATCTCGCGCATTGATGACAAACCTGTGCGCGGCATGACGCTTGACCAAGCGGTTAAGCTGATGCGGGGCAAAGCGGGGACTCCTGTGACGCTGACCATTTATCGAAAAAGCGCCAATCGGATGTATCCGATGACCATTACACGTGCTGAAATCCATGTGCAGAGCGTCAAAACAAAAATTATCGAACCGGGCTATGCGTGGGTTCGCATCACCAGTTTTCAGGAGCGCACGGTAGCTGATCTCGCCACAAAACTCGAAGAACTTGTCAAAAAACAGCCGCAAACTCAACGTCTAAAAGGCTTGGTGCTGGATTTGCGCAGTAACGGCGGCGGCTTATTGCAAAGCGCAGTAGGTGTTTCCAGCGCTTTCTTGCCACTCAATGCAACCATTGTTTCAACCAATGGCCAAGAAACCCATGCTAAAGAAACCTATCGCAGCACCTTTGCGCATTACCGCTTACCCTCACTCAGCACAGACCCTTTAAAAGATTTGCCGGCTATTTTTAAAACCGTGCCAATCATTGTCTTAACCAATGCATATTCGGCATCGGCCTCTGAAATTGTTGCAGGCGCACTACAAGGCCACCAACGCGCACTGATTATGGGCCAAGCGACCTTTGGCAAAGGCTCAGTACAAACCGTGCGACCTCTCACCACGGATACCGCCCTACGCTTAACAACGGCCTACTATTACACCCCAAACGGCCGGTCAATCCAAAACAAGGGCATCCTTCCCGATATGTCGGTTGATCAATATTCAGAGGGCGACCCAAACGACGTTTTCATCACGCGCGAGGTTGATTATTCAAATCACCTAGCCAATACACAAGACCCGAACGAGAAAAAAGAACAAGAACTCCGCGAGCAACGGCGCATTAAGCAATTGCGCGAACTTGAAACAGAAAACGCCAAAAAAACACCTGAGCAACGTGACAAAGACCGCGAACGCGTTCCTGCTATTTTTGGCAGCAAGGAAGACTTTATGCTGCAACAAGCCCTGCATCAGCTAAAAGGTGAACCGGTACAGTTATCAAAATCGAAAATCGAGCGCACAATCGCGGCAAATAAATCTGCTCGCCCAGCTGTTGCGCCAGCAAATTAGGCGGGTTGCGGCAATGAATGACGAACAACTCCTACGCTATTCCCGGCATATCTTTCTGGATGAGCTGGGGATTGAGGCGCAGCAACTTTTCCTGGATGCCCACGTCCTGATTATTGGCGCTGGCGGGCTCGGCTCGCCAGCCGCGCTCTACCTTGCTGCCGCAGGCATTGGCACCTTGACGCTGATGGATGCGGACACGGTCGATCTGGCCAATTTGCAACGGCAAATTATTTACACCACCGAAACGGTAGGCCAAGCCAAAGTATCCGCCGCACGCGCGGCGCTAGCGCGTCTTAACCCAGAAGTCCAGGTCAATGCATTGGCGTTATACGCCGATGCGGCGGTGCTGGATGAATGGGTTGCGCGCGCCAGCGTGGTCCTTGACTGTACGGATAATTTCGCCACCCGCCACCTGATTAATCAGGCGTGTATTACGCATCGTAAACCGCTCGTATCAGGCGCCGCGTTACGTTTTGACGGGCAAATTAGCACCTTTGATCTACGTTTAGCTGATTCCCCTTGTTATGCGTGCCTTTTCCCTCCAGCGCCGGCGTCGGCAGAAATGAGTTGCTCTAGAACAGGGGTATTTGCGCCATTAGTTGGCATTATCGGCTCCATGCAGGCCGCGGAAGCCCTCCGCCTTATCGCACAAACAGGCACCTCCCTAACCGGCCGGCTGTTATTACTAGATGCGTTGCAGATGAATTGGCGTTCATTGCAGATCGCCCGACAGCCTGATTGCAGCGCGTGCAGCGCAATTATTTAGAATAAAAACTTTATAATAATTCAAAAAAAACTTGACATAGAACCCAAGAGACCCAACAATCAGGGTGGCGCGTTTTTTATAAAAGAAGCGCCGGGGTGAGCTTAAGTGAGGAGGGAGTGGCGCAAGTCGTCTAGCTTTTCGAACCGCGCTCGTGGTTGAAGTAACAAGAGTAGAAGGAAAGTTGTATATGTCAATTGATCAGAACGCAGATCGCTGCCTAGGCACAGTCAAGTGGTTTAACGACGGCAAAGGCTTTGGGTTTATCACATCTGATACAGGCGGTGAAGATCTCTTCGCCCATTTCTCAGCAATTCAATCCAATGGTTTCAAATCATTGGCTGAAGGTGATAGAGTTAGCTTTACCATCGTAGATGGTCCTAAAGGCAAACAGGCTTCAAATATCCAAAAGGTATAAAGCCGGTTAAAAACCCTTTGTTTTAAAGAACGGCCGCATTTAATGCGGCCGTTTCTTTTATGACCGCCCTACTTTCCCATATTTTCGATTAGAACCCTGCCAAAACCCGAGCAAGATACTTGCGTTGCCCCTTCAAGCGAGCGCGCAAAATCATAGGTCACCTGTTTTTGTAAGATCGATTTCTCCATTGCCGAAATAATGATATCGGCAGCTTCAAACCAGCCAAGATGGCGCAGCATCATCTCCGCAGAAAGAATCTCTGAACCTGGATTCACATAGTCTTTACCGGCGTATTTAGGCGCCGTGCCATGCGTTGCCTCAAACATAGCAATCGAATCCGACAAATTCGCACCGGGTGCAATGCCGATCCCGCCCACTTGAGCCGCCAGCGCATCCGAGACATAATCCCCATTCAAATTAAGCGTCGCAATCACATCATATTCAGCTGGGCGCAGCAAAATTTGTTGCAAAAAGGCATCCGCGATCACATCTTTAACAATGATCTCACGACCTGTTTTTGGGTTTTTAAATTTCGCCCATGGGCCGCCATCGATCAACTGCGTGCCGAATTCTCTCTGCGCCAACGCATAGCCCCAATCACGAAATGCCCCTTCCGTATATTTCATGATATTGCCTTTGTGCACCAGCGTCACCGATTGACGATCGTTATCAATGGCATACTGGATCGCCTTGCGCACTAGCCGCTCAGTCCCCTCGCGAGAGACCGGCTTGATGCCAATCCCTGAGGTGTGCGGAAAGCGAATTTTCGTCACGCCCATTTCTTCTTGCAAAAAACGGATGACTTTTTTCGCTTGCTCGGAATCAGCGGCCCATTCAATGCCGGCATAAATATCTTCTGAGTTCTCTCGAAAAATCACCATATCGGTCTTTTCCGGCTCACGCAACGGTGAAGGCACTCCCTTGAAATAGCGTACTGGACGCAGACAGACATACAAATCAAGTGCCTGGCGTAACGCGACGTTCAAAGAACGGATACCGCCCCCCACCGGGGTCGTCAATGGCCCTTTGATCGATACACTATATTCTTTTACCGCGGCCAATGTCTCATCAGGCAACCAGACATCAGCGCCATAAACCTGGGTCGACTTTTCACCTGCGTAGACTTCCATCCAGTTGAGCTTTTTTTTGCTGCCATACGCTTTGCGAACCGCTGCATCAACCACCTCGATCATCACCGGCGTGATATCGACGCCGATACCATCTCCCTCAATATAAGGAATAATGGGCTGGTCAGGAACATTGATTGAAAAATCCGCGTTGACGGTAATTTTTTCACCGGCTGGAACTTTGATATGCTGATATGCCATGTCGAATTCTCCAATAGGGGACTTGTTTAGATACACATAAAGGGCTTAAGAGATTTAGCCAACTCTTATATAAGACATAAGAATTATACACCGATTAAGCATGAGTACTTTTACCTGACTGCCGCTGAGAAAAATATTTACCTTGATTGGCGATAAACGAACACAATACGCAGGTATAGACCGAGCCTGCGAGTACTGGAAAGATTGGCAAAGGAAAACTGACGATGAGAGATTTTAATTAATACCCTACCTTGTGAGGATGAAAATGAGAAAATTGATCACTGTTTTAGCTGCGAGCCTCTGCATCGGCGGCATAGCGTTACTTGCCACTTCCGCTCAAGCTCAGTCGGTCCCGTTTAAACACCACAGAAAACTTCCAGTGATAACTCTCGCCATCGGCATACATACAGTACAAGCTGAAGTCGCGGCGAATGAAGCTAACCGCCAGCAAGGCTTAATGCATCGCACCAACCTCGGGCCCAATGAAGGCATGTTATTTGTCTTTGATGAAAGCGCTCAGCATTGCTTTTGGATGAAAAACACCAAGCTCCCGCTTTCAATCGCTTTTATTGACGATAACGGCACCATCACCGACATCGCTGAAATGAAACCTGAGACAATGGCTAACCACTGCCCTACGCGGGCTGGCCGCTATGCCCTTGAAATGAACCGAGGCTGGTTTGCTGCAAAAGGAGTCCAGCCTGGCATGGCGATCGGTGGGTTGCCTGCATGGCAAGAAACCTTCCGCTAAATCTGAGCCTAGCGTCAGCTTCTTGCCGCACTATATGTGTAACGGCTCGCGTTTGAAACTGGTCATGCTCGCAATCAGCGCATTTTCTGCGCTCAGATTAACTGCAAATGAACTTGCATTTATAGCCATTGGCTCGCATTCTATCGCCGTGTGCTCACACTAAGTGCAAAGAAATTCTTTCAGGCACCCTGCGTCAGCATGTTCATGATTAAGCGGATCATCGTCTTCTTTTGCGCCGGATCAGACTCAGCCACTAACAACGCTAAAGCAGCAAGGCCAATGTCATTGATAACAGGCTGCTCGTGCTTGTTGAGCAAGCGGCCATTTCGATTGAGGAAATCCACAAATAGAAAGGCACCGCTACGCTTGTTGCCATCAAAAAATGGATGATTTTTGATAACAAAATAAAGCAAATGGGCTGCCTTGGCTTCGACGCTAGGATAGGCCGGATCACCAAACACCGTTTGGTCGAGGTTGCCCAGCAACGCGGCAAAGGCATCTCCGCGCTCGTTGGCGAAGAGTTCGGTAGCCTCGCCGCGGGCGATCAAATCTGCTTTGAGCCGGATCAATCCCTGTCGTGCCTCATCCAACGTTGGCAGTACCCCACCAGCTTGCGTTAGTGGCTCGATCAGCAGCCCCTCATCGTAGCGTTGCAGGAGCAAAAATGTTTGTGTATAGCGGGTGACAATATCGACCAGACCGCGTCCTGTATCGGTCAACAGATTAGAATCTTGTGCGGTTTTCCTGATCAATTCCAATGCGGTTGCCAGTTCATTGGCGTTGGACTCGAAGCGTTGACGGTGAAGGGTATAGCCCTGGGTTAAATGTTCACGCAAAATGCGCGTGGCCCACTGGCGGAACAACACAGCGCGTTTGGAACTGACGCGGTAGCCAACTGAGATAATCGCATCGAGATTGTAATGTTTCACCTGGCGGGTGACTTGCCGGCTGCCTTCCTGGCGAACTACCGAGGAATCCTCGGTAGTTGCCATTTCGTTCAATTCTTCATCGGAATAAATGTTTTTGAGATGCAGGCTAATATTGTCTGTTGAAGTTTCAAACAAGTCTGCCATTTGACGCTGCGTCAGCCACACTGTATCTCGTTCGGCATCCAGCCTCACCTCAACCAGCTGACCTGCATCCTGGAAAATCACCAAATTTTGCTGTGTTGTTTCTATCTTCAATTTGTATTCGCGACTCATTTATATAGGCAATCCGGCTGCAAGCATCCGGTCCCGTAGCTCTGCCGTTCGGGTCGGATCAAGCTGATTGTTGAATAGCGCTCTGATTTCTGCTGATTTGGCATCGAACTGCGCGACTATATCCTTCAGGCGATAGCCGTGGCGCGTTAATGTCGGTTCCAGGTCAGTTTCTCGGAACAATGTTCCTGATCGTTGTAACGCAACAAGTAGCGCATCAGCCACTCATTGGCTGTGCCTCCGTTTCCGGCTTGTGAAAATGATACAGCGTTTCATGCGCCTCCTTGACCGTCCGAAATGGTCGTTCTACTTTGCCCTTCGAGCGTGCTGTCGTGCAAGCTCCATCTTTGCCGGCCGGAATGTGCGTCTGCCATTCGATACCAAGTGCCAGCATGACGATCTGAGCCAGAAAGTGCGCTGATTGCGAGTATGTCCGGTTTCAAAAGCGAGCCGTTACATCTAACCACAGCCCTACGCGGGCTGGCCGCTATGCCCTTGAAATGAAGCGAGGCTGGTTTGCTGTAAAAGGAATCCAGCCTGGCATGGCGATCGGTGGGTTGCCTGCATGGCAAGAAACCTTCCGCTAAATCTGAGTCTAGCGTCAGCTTCTTGCCGCACTATATGAATCGCTTAAGCGCCGAAGTTGTGCGCCGCAAACTCCCAATTCACCATATTCCAAAACGCCCCTACAAAATTCAAACGCACATTGCGATAATCAATGTAATAGG
Encoded here:
- the grxC gene encoding glutaredoxin 3: MKKVLMYSKQVCPYCDMAERLLKARGVEHIEKIAIDKDPAQRDEMIQRTGLRTVPQIFIDGTHIGGYDKLAALDRNGGLASLLAVSA
- a CDS encoding rhodanese-like domain-containing protein, yielding MKFFTDYTNLALLVAAMIAGGLLLWPSLMRRGRDLSVQQATQFINHRNATVIDLRTVAEYGQGHLPQARHVAWDALSSKVMKIAKNKAHPVLLTCQTGRRSHKALAVLKQAGYTEVFVLQGGLAAWQQAGMPVIK
- the gpmA gene encoding 2,3-diphosphoglycerate-dependent phosphoglycerate mutase translates to MYKLVLIRHGESTWNKENRFTGWADVDLTEQGINEARQAGQLLQNAGYTFDVAYTSVLKRAIRTLWHIQDEMDLLYLPVTHSWRLNERHYGALTGLNKAETTAQYGAEQVLQWRRSYETPPPALDPSDPRTSYSDPRYVKIPSSELPLAECLKDTVARVLPLWNDSIAPAIKAGQRIIIAAHGNSLRALIKYLEGISDQDILSMNIPNGVPLVYELDATLKPVWRAYLSEHEDLEKAQKTPTGHGQAA
- a CDS encoding S41 family peptidase; translated protein: MRKHLKYISLIALGLVTGVLATLQFSAAAQNNNDAPLPLDQLRLLAEVFGQVKHDYVETVNDKKLLTAAIKGMVSSLDPHSSYLDQKEYKELQEQTRGRFAGLGIEISQEDGLIKIISPIEDTPAFRAGIQPGDLISRIDDKPVRGMTLDQAVKLMRGKAGTPVTLTIYRKSANRMYPMTITRAEIHVQSVKTKIIEPGYAWVRITSFQERTVADLATKLEELVKKQPQTQRLKGLVLDLRSNGGGLLQSAVGVSSAFLPLNATIVSTNGQETHAKETYRSTFAHYRLPSLSTDPLKDLPAIFKTVPIIVLTNAYSASASEIVAGALQGHQRALIMGQATFGKGSVQTVRPLTTDTALRLTTAYYYTPNGRSIQNKGILPDMSVDQYSEGDPNDVFITREVDYSNHLANTQDPNEKKEQELREQRRIKQLRELETENAKKTPEQRDKDRERVPAIFGSKEDFMLQQALHQLKGEPVQLSKSKIERTIAANKSARPAVAPAN
- a CDS encoding molybdopterin-synthase adenylyltransferase MoeB, giving the protein MNDEQLLRYSRHIFLDELGIEAQQLFLDAHVLIIGAGGLGSPAALYLAAAGIGTLTLMDADTVDLANLQRQIIYTTETVGQAKVSAARAALARLNPEVQVNALALYADAAVLDEWVARASVVLDCTDNFATRHLINQACITHRKPLVSGAALRFDGQISTFDLRLADSPCYACLFPPAPASAEMSCSRTGVFAPLVGIIGSMQAAEALRLIAQTGTSLTGRLLLLDALQMNWRSLQIARQPDCSACSAII
- a CDS encoding cold-shock protein; this encodes MSIDQNADRCLGTVKWFNDGKGFGFITSDTGGEDLFAHFSAIQSNGFKSLAEGDRVSFTIVDGPKGKQASNIQKV
- the icd gene encoding NADP-dependent isocitrate dehydrogenase, coding for MAYQHIKVPAGEKITVNADFSINVPDQPIIPYIEGDGIGVDITPVMIEVVDAAVRKAYGSKKKLNWMEVYAGEKSTQVYGADVWLPDETLAAVKEYSVSIKGPLTTPVGGGIRSLNVALRQALDLYVCLRPVRYFKGVPSPLREPEKTDMVIFRENSEDIYAGIEWAADSEQAKKVIRFLQEEMGVTKIRFPHTSGIGIKPVSREGTERLVRKAIQYAIDNDRQSVTLVHKGNIMKYTEGAFRDWGYALAQREFGTQLIDGGPWAKFKNPKTGREIIVKDVIADAFLQQILLRPAEYDVIATLNLNGDYVSDALAAQVGGIGIAPGANLSDSIAMFEATHGTAPKYAGKDYVNPGSEILSAEMMLRHLGWFEAADIIISAMEKSILQKQVTYDFARSLEGATQVSCSGFGRVLIENMGK
- a CDS encoding DUF192 domain-containing protein, whose product is MRKLITVLAASLCIGGIALLATSAQAQSVPFKHHRKLPVITLAIGIHTVQAEVAANEANRQQGLMHRTNLGPNEGMLFVFDESAQHCFWMKNTKLPLSIAFIDDNGTITDIAEMKPETMANHCPTRAGRYALEMNRGWFAAKGVQPGMAIGGLPAWQETFR
- the rhuM gene encoding virulence protein RhuM/Fic/DOC family protein yields the protein MSREYKLKIETTQQNLVIFQDAGQLVEVRLDAERDTVWLTQRQMADLFETSTDNISLHLKNIYSDEELNEMATTEDSSVVRQEGSRQVTRQVKHYNLDAIISVGYRVSSKRAVLFRQWATRILREHLTQGYTLHRQRFESNANELATALELIRKTAQDSNLLTDTGRGLVDIVTRYTQTFLLLQRYDEGLLIEPLTQAGGVLPTLDEARQGLIRLKADLIARGEATELFANERGDAFAALLGNLDQTVFGDPAYPSVEAKAAHLLYFVIKNHPFFDGNKRSGAFLFVDFLNRNGRLLNKHEQPVINDIGLAALALLVAESDPAQKKTMIRLIMNMLTQGA